From a region of the Thermus caldilimi genome:
- a CDS encoding ABC transporter substrate-binding protein — MNMKRIGIGLLALLGLGLGQQTTITFYYPVGVAGPLARFIESYVSDFEKQNPQIRVNTVFGGNYEENQAKVVAAIRAGNPPDTAILLSQQLHTLLAMDAIESFDPYIARDPELKKAVQDFFPAFVMNSTLDGKVWSLPFQRSTPILYYNKEAFREAGLDPEKPPITWEELVEYAKRLTKRDAQGRVVRYGVAIPTEDRSTWLLEGLVIQAGGLLYDPAGKGCKVLVDTEPVRKAMQFKADLARKHGVSPEGVIAWGTTPGDFAAGKVAMIYHSTGSLGFIRTNARFAFGTAFQPKLVRYGVPTGGANFYLFKGSDLAKREATLRFIKFMTSPELQARWSIDSGYVAARRSSWNLPLMRDYVRQWPQALTAREQLAYAKAELPVYNLQQVKDIIAEAEQAVVLGRKEVREATREAQRRVDEALKPFCR, encoded by the coding sequence ATGAACATGAAGAGGATCGGCATCGGATTGTTGGCGCTCCTAGGTCTGGGTCTCGGCCAGCAGACCACCATCACCTTCTATTACCCGGTGGGTGTGGCGGGTCCCTTGGCCCGGTTCATCGAAAGCTACGTCAGCGACTTCGAGAAGCAGAACCCCCAGATACGGGTGAACACTGTCTTCGGGGGCAACTACGAGGAGAACCAGGCCAAGGTGGTGGCGGCCATCCGGGCGGGGAACCCCCCGGACACCGCCATCCTCCTTTCCCAGCAGCTCCACACCCTCCTGGCCATGGACGCCATCGAGTCCTTCGACCCCTATATCGCCCGGGATCCCGAGCTGAAAAAGGCGGTTCAGGACTTCTTTCCCGCCTTCGTGATGAACTCCACCCTGGACGGTAAGGTCTGGAGCCTCCCCTTCCAGCGCTCCACCCCGATTCTCTACTACAACAAGGAGGCCTTCCGGGAGGCCGGTCTGGACCCGGAAAAGCCCCCCATCACCTGGGAGGAGCTGGTGGAGTACGCCAAGCGCCTCACCAAGCGGGACGCCCAGGGCCGGGTGGTCCGCTACGGGGTGGCCATCCCCACGGAGGACCGCTCCACGTGGTTGCTGGAGGGGTTGGTCATCCAGGCGGGAGGCCTCCTCTACGACCCAGCCGGCAAGGGGTGCAAGGTCCTGGTGGACACCGAGCCCGTGCGGAAGGCCATGCAGTTCAAGGCGGACCTGGCGAGGAAGCACGGGGTGAGCCCGGAAGGGGTCATCGCCTGGGGTACCACCCCCGGGGACTTCGCCGCCGGCAAGGTGGCCATGATCTACCACTCCACGGGGTCCTTGGGCTTCATCCGCACCAACGCCCGCTTCGCCTTCGGCACCGCCTTCCAGCCCAAGCTGGTGCGCTACGGGGTGCCCACCGGAGGGGCCAACTTCTACCTCTTCAAGGGCTCGGACCTCGCCAAGCGGGAGGCCACCCTGCGCTTCATCAAGTTCATGACCAGCCCCGAGCTCCAGGCCCGCTGGTCCATTGACTCGGGGTATGTGGCGGCCCGGAGGTCCAGCTGGAACCTGCCCCTCATGCGGGATTACGTGCGGCAGTGGCCCCAGGCCCTCACCGCCCGGGAGCAGCTGGCCTACGCCAAGGCGGAGCTTCCCGTCTATAACCTGCAACAGGTGAAGGACATCATCGCCGAGGCGGAGCAGGCGGTGGTCCTGGGCCGCAAGGAGGTGCGGGAGGCCACCCGCGAGGCCCAGCGCCGGGTGGACGAGGCCCTGAAGCCCTTCTGCAGGTGA
- a CDS encoding carbohydrate ABC transporter permease yields MQRVAVRQRTPGMGRRPDLEGILLVAPGFGLLLVFVYWPLVYNLWLSLHDWNLVRPQAEFVGLANYQALLQDPLFSQLLRQSLLYMGLAALGNFLLPLGLALLTLQVGGRWAEFYQSLLFAPTVVAVSVAALVWLYLYLPAAGPLAKLAGMVGIEAPNFLSDPRYALLSVSLVANWKFLGFHYLIALAALKSLPREVLEAARVDGAEGWVFLLKVLFPLLGPTLLFLFLSALASGLEYAFVPIDVMTQGGPFGHTSNLLYAVYQEAFRFFRSGVAAAQAALLTLGLGLIILGQLHMMGRKHA; encoded by the coding sequence GTGCAGCGAGTAGCCGTGCGCCAACGAACCCCGGGGATGGGGAGGCGGCCTGACCTCGAGGGCATCCTCCTGGTGGCCCCGGGGTTCGGCCTCCTTTTGGTCTTCGTCTACTGGCCCCTGGTCTACAACCTTTGGCTGAGCCTTCACGACTGGAACCTGGTGCGGCCCCAGGCTGAGTTTGTGGGCCTCGCCAACTACCAGGCCCTCCTGCAGGATCCACTCTTCAGCCAACTTCTCCGCCAAAGCCTCCTCTACATGGGCCTCGCCGCCCTTGGCAACTTCCTCCTTCCCCTGGGACTCGCCCTCCTCACCCTCCAGGTGGGTGGACGCTGGGCGGAGTTTTATCAATCCCTGCTGTTCGCCCCCACGGTGGTGGCGGTGTCAGTGGCGGCTTTGGTTTGGCTGTACCTCTACCTTCCCGCAGCCGGTCCCTTGGCCAAGCTGGCCGGGATGGTCGGTATAGAAGCTCCCAATTTCCTTTCGGACCCCCGGTACGCCCTCCTTTCGGTAAGCCTGGTGGCCAACTGGAAGTTCCTGGGTTTCCACTACCTCATCGCCCTGGCCGCCCTTAAAAGCCTTCCCCGGGAAGTGCTGGAGGCGGCGCGGGTAGATGGGGCTGAAGGCTGGGTCTTTTTGCTAAAGGTCCTTTTCCCCCTCCTCGGACCCACCCTCCTGTTCCTCTTCCTGAGCGCCCTGGCCAGCGGCCTCGAGTACGCCTTTGTCCCCATCGACGTGATGACCCAGGGGGGCCCCTTCGGCCACACTTCCAACCTGTTGTACGCCGTGTACCAGGAGGCCTTCCGGTTCTTCCGGTCTGGGGTGGCAGCCGCCCAAGCGGCTCTCCTGACCCTTGGTCTCGGGCTCATCATCCTGGGCCAGCTCCACATGATGGGGAGAAAGCATGCTTAG
- a CDS encoding ABC transporter permease, whose product MGLLFSLGALGVRIQGVPGILLAWTLHYAPLAYLLLKPQVGLALGLLATARVHGATGIRSLKAFLPPLFPPLLVAGGTLYLALLGNFGVPAVLGLPERVYVLPTLAYARLLSPVAQDPLGEAAALGLWLALLALPAVLLARSALLEARKPLLPPPKPLYRLLFALYALTALALVLLGLLREALQNPYTGRWDPAFTQALGLPLVQKGLRNSLLLALGATGLLLLLALTLRPSPRLLKGIRGVLDIHYLLPGTLLGVSLILLLAPTPLYGTPWLLLLAYLLHFAALALRALEGGPAVEGAVLAGRVHGLSPGRAWWRLGYPLLLPSLYAGVFLIFPLAFSEITLSALLYAPGAETVGVAVLSALNGGLYREASALGLVLMALAALALLGRPR is encoded by the coding sequence ATGGGGCTGCTCTTCAGCCTGGGGGCCCTGGGGGTGCGGATCCAGGGGGTGCCGGGAATCCTCCTGGCCTGGACCCTCCACTACGCCCCCTTGGCCTACCTCCTCCTCAAGCCCCAGGTGGGCCTCGCCCTGGGGCTCCTGGCCACGGCCCGGGTCCACGGGGCCACGGGCATCCGGTCCCTGAAGGCCTTCCTCCCACCCCTCTTCCCACCCCTCCTGGTGGCAGGGGGCACCCTGTACCTCGCCCTCTTGGGGAACTTCGGGGTACCGGCGGTCCTGGGGCTACCCGAACGGGTGTACGTGCTTCCCACCCTGGCCTACGCCCGCCTGCTGAGCCCTGTGGCCCAGGACCCCCTAGGGGAGGCGGCCGCCCTGGGCCTATGGCTGGCGCTCCTGGCCCTGCCCGCTGTGCTCCTGGCGCGTAGCGCCCTCCTGGAGGCCAGGAAACCCCTCTTGCCCCCGCCCAAGCCCCTCTACCGGCTTCTCTTCGCCCTCTACGCCCTCACCGCCCTGGCCCTGGTGCTCCTGGGCCTCCTGCGGGAAGCCCTGCAGAACCCCTACACGGGTCGGTGGGACCCCGCCTTCACCCAGGCCCTGGGCCTGCCCCTGGTGCAGAAGGGGCTACGGAACTCCCTTCTCCTGGCCCTGGGGGCCACGGGCCTGCTCCTCCTCCTGGCCCTGACCCTGAGGCCCTCTCCCCGCCTCCTGAAGGGGATACGTGGGGTGCTGGACATCCACTACCTCCTCCCGGGGACCCTCCTGGGGGTGAGCCTCATCCTCCTCCTGGCCCCCACCCCCCTCTACGGGACCCCCTGGCTCCTCCTCCTCGCCTACCTGCTCCACTTCGCCGCCCTGGCGTTGAGGGCCCTTGAGGGGGGACCCGCCGTGGAGGGCGCGGTCCTGGCGGGAAGGGTGCACGGCCTCTCCCCGGGGCGGGCCTGGTGGCGGCTCGGGTATCCCCTGCTCCTTCCTTCCCTCTACGCCGGGGTTTTTCTCATATTCCCCTTGGCCTTTTCCGAGATCACCCTCTCCGCCCTCCTCTACGCCCCGGGAGCGGAAACCGTGGGGGTGGCGGTGCTTTCCGCCCTGAATGGGGGTCTTTACCGGGAAGCCAGCGCTTTGGGCCTGGTCCTCATGGCCCTGGCCGCCTTGGCCCTTTTGGGGAGGCCCAGATGA
- a CDS encoding TIGR00282 family metallophosphoesterase: MMRILFFGDVVAEPGLKALAQELPGLRQEFRPDFVVVNGENLDITLPEAGKAGMHPDTLKALLALGVDAVTGGNHSFDPPWAEQVLGHARVLRPLNHSRHAPGKGSLLLRKGGKELLVVNLAGRSALPQAGDPIEAFENLLSQWPRVPILVDYHSESVFEKLGFAYLFDGKAVAVVGTHTHVATQDARILPKGTAYVSDVGMVGNDGGYQGYDPEFLVEALRKRIPPRGFVLRSAEGPARVSFVFLEVEEGRARSLLHASYLLATPPVSQERPVE; encoded by the coding sequence ATGATGCGCATCCTGTTCTTTGGCGACGTGGTGGCCGAACCTGGGTTAAAGGCCTTGGCCCAGGAACTCCCTGGCCTGCGCCAGGAGTTCCGGCCCGACTTCGTGGTGGTCAACGGGGAAAATCTGGACATCACGCTCCCCGAGGCGGGGAAGGCAGGTATGCATCCCGATACCCTAAAGGCCCTCCTCGCCCTCGGGGTGGACGCGGTCACCGGAGGCAACCACTCCTTCGATCCCCCCTGGGCCGAACAGGTCCTGGGCCACGCCCGGGTACTCCGTCCCCTAAACCATAGCCGCCACGCCCCGGGCAAGGGAAGCCTGCTCCTAAGGAAGGGGGGAAAGGAGCTCTTGGTGGTTAACCTGGCGGGTCGATCCGCCTTACCGCAAGCTGGGGATCCCATCGAGGCCTTTGAAAATCTTTTGTCCCAATGGCCCAGGGTGCCCATCCTGGTGGATTACCACTCGGAGTCCGTGTTCGAAAAGCTCGGCTTCGCCTACCTCTTTGATGGGAAGGCGGTTGCCGTGGTGGGGACCCACACCCATGTGGCCACCCAGGATGCCCGGATCCTGCCCAAGGGCACAGCCTATGTGTCCGACGTGGGCATGGTGGGCAACGACGGGGGTTACCAGGGGTACGACCCGGAGTTCCTGGTGGAGGCATTAAGGAAACGAATCCCCCCTAGAGGTTTTGTCCTACGGTCTGCGGAGGGCCCGGCCCGGGTGAGCTTTGTGTTCTTGGAAGTCGAGGAGGGTAGGGCTCGTAGCCTCCTCCACGCCTCCTACCTCTTGGCGACTCCACCCGTCTCTCAAGAGCGGCCTGTGGAATAG
- a CDS encoding ABC transporter permease: MRGERFLLLPGLLFLLLFFAYPLFSIVERSLAAPEGLTLARYAKALTAPAYLEAWRNSVVFATLSTLVAALGGLFLAYWTSKLPLRWKGFLMSLYAIPVSLSGLVVAFGFIVLLGRNGVLNQIFASLGWPRFDLYSWAGLFSVFPFYNIPLFALALMPLLESVGRSLMEAARASGATPFQAWVRVLLPALMPGILAGSSIVFAGMMGAFGTALALTGFAKNLLSLQIYSLVAESTFDLPLAAALSVVLMASTGVGLYLLALWERRYQR; encoded by the coding sequence GTGCGCGGCGAGCGCTTCTTGCTCCTTCCCGGGCTTCTCTTTCTCCTCCTCTTCTTCGCCTATCCCCTCTTTTCCATCGTGGAGCGGAGCCTCGCCGCCCCCGAGGGCCTGACCCTGGCCCGGTACGCCAAGGCCCTCACGGCTCCCGCCTACCTGGAGGCCTGGCGGAACTCGGTGGTCTTTGCCACCCTGTCCACCCTGGTGGCCGCCCTGGGCGGTCTTTTCCTCGCCTACTGGACCAGCAAGCTTCCCCTTCGGTGGAAGGGGTTTTTGATGAGCCTCTACGCCATCCCCGTCTCCCTGTCCGGATTGGTGGTGGCCTTCGGCTTCATCGTGCTTCTGGGAAGGAATGGGGTGCTGAACCAGATTTTTGCCTCCTTAGGATGGCCCCGGTTTGACCTCTACTCCTGGGCAGGGTTGTTCTCGGTGTTTCCCTTCTACAACATCCCCCTCTTCGCCCTTGCCCTCATGCCCCTCCTGGAGAGCGTGGGCCGGAGCCTGATGGAGGCCGCCCGGGCCTCGGGGGCCACGCCTTTCCAGGCCTGGGTACGGGTCCTCCTGCCCGCCCTGATGCCGGGGATCCTGGCGGGGAGCAGCATCGTCTTCGCCGGGATGATGGGGGCCTTCGGCACGGCCCTGGCCCTCACGGGCTTTGCCAAGAACCTCCTCTCCTTGCAGATCTACAGCCTGGTGGCGGAGAGCACCTTTGACCTGCCCCTGGCCGCCGCCTTGTCCGTGGTCCTCATGGCCTCCACGGGGGTGGGGCTGTATCTGCTCGCCCTTTGGGAAAGGAGGTACCAGCGATGA
- a CDS encoding carbohydrate ABC transporter permease has protein sequence MLRKALVHLLLFLATLLLLAPFGYQFSLSLTPPEALFASPWPFAHPITLENYRVVLEKLPMARYVLNTLVFAGVSALGQLLLGLLAAYAFVFRRPPLSGLLFSLFVLSMLVPFVVTYLPNYLLVARLGLLNTFPGLILPMLTAGYATFLLRQHLLSFPREILEAAWVDGASTRDLFLQILIPANLPTLAALAITLFIGAWNQFIWPLLVANRPDMYVLTVAVQRFAGGEGANAWGPLMAASVLATLPTLLLYLAFHRRILETLMEGGVRG, from the coding sequence ATGCTTAGGAAGGCTCTGGTCCACCTACTCCTTTTTCTCGCCACCCTCTTGCTCCTGGCTCCCTTCGGCTACCAGTTCAGCCTATCCCTCACCCCTCCGGAAGCCCTCTTCGCCTCCCCCTGGCCCTTCGCCCATCCCATAACCCTGGAGAACTATCGGGTGGTGCTGGAGAAACTGCCCATGGCCCGTTACGTCCTCAACACCCTGGTCTTCGCTGGAGTTTCCGCCTTGGGGCAGCTCCTTTTGGGGCTTCTCGCAGCCTACGCCTTCGTCTTCCGCAGGCCACCCCTTTCGGGGCTCCTCTTCTCCCTCTTCGTGCTCAGCATGCTGGTTCCCTTCGTGGTCACCTACCTGCCCAACTACCTCCTGGTGGCTCGCCTTGGCCTCCTCAACACCTTCCCCGGCCTCATCCTTCCCATGCTCACAGCAGGGTACGCCACCTTCCTCCTGCGACAGCACCTCCTCAGCTTCCCCCGGGAGATCCTGGAGGCAGCCTGGGTAGACGGGGCTTCCACCAGGGACCTTTTCCTGCAAATCCTGATACCCGCCAATCTTCCTACCCTGGCCGCCTTGGCCATCACCCTCTTCATAGGAGCCTGGAACCAGTTCATATGGCCTTTGCTGGTGGCCAACCGGCCCGACATGTACGTGCTTACGGTGGCGGTGCAGCGGTTTGCCGGAGGGGAAGGGGCCAACGCATGGGGGCCTCTCATGGCCGCCTCCGTTCTCGCCACCCTGCCCACCCTTCTCCTCTACCTGGCCTTCCACCGACGCATCCTGGAAACCCTAATGGAAGGGGGAGTGAGGGGATGA
- a CDS encoding ABC transporter ATP-binding protein, whose product MIRLEGLSKRFPQGGGVEGVELEILEGEVFVLLGASGSGKTTLLNLVAGLLSPDRGRILLAGKEITHLPPERRELGYVFQDQGLWPHLTALDHLLLVMPRPDRKEALALLERVGLLDHAHKRPHQLSGGQRQRVALARALARRPRLLLLDEPYSALDPVLREELRLEVRTLLKERGTTALHVTHDPEEAMLLADRVGVMSQGRLLQVGAPKEVYLRPNSLESFLAFGRANVFSRDGEVLAFRQEWVRPGGSLEALVLERRELRGEVLCRVQLEWGEAWVRLEAGVGERVRLQIHPLLRFPQGLPDPAMTAEV is encoded by the coding sequence ATGATCCGCCTCGAGGGCCTCAGCAAGCGCTTTCCCCAGGGGGGAGGGGTGGAGGGAGTGGAACTGGAGATCCTCGAGGGGGAGGTGTTCGTGCTCCTGGGGGCCTCGGGAAGCGGCAAGACCACCCTCCTCAACCTGGTGGCGGGCCTGCTTTCCCCGGACCGGGGCCGGATCCTCCTGGCGGGGAAGGAGATCACCCACCTGCCCCCGGAGAGGCGGGAGCTGGGCTATGTCTTCCAGGACCAGGGGCTTTGGCCCCACCTGACCGCCCTGGACCACCTCCTCCTGGTGATGCCAAGGCCCGACCGGAAGGAGGCCCTGGCCCTTTTGGAAAGGGTGGGCCTTCTGGACCACGCCCACAAGCGCCCCCACCAACTGTCCGGCGGCCAAAGGCAACGGGTGGCCTTGGCCAGGGCCCTGGCCCGCAGGCCCCGCCTCCTCCTCCTGGACGAGCCCTACAGCGCCCTGGATCCGGTGCTGAGGGAGGAGCTCCGCCTCGAGGTGCGCACCCTGCTGAAGGAAAGGGGAACCACCGCCCTCCACGTGACCCACGACCCGGAGGAGGCCATGCTCCTGGCGGATCGGGTGGGGGTGATGAGCCAAGGGCGTCTCCTCCAGGTGGGGGCGCCCAAGGAGGTCTACCTGAGGCCCAACTCTCTGGAGAGCTTCCTGGCCTTCGGCCGGGCCAACGTGTTTTCCCGGGATGGGGAGGTGCTGGCCTTCCGGCAGGAGTGGGTGCGCCCCGGCGGCAGCCTGGAGGCCCTGGTTCTGGAGCGGCGGGAGCTCAGGGGGGAGGTTCTCTGCCGGGTCCAGCTGGAATGGGGGGAGGCCTGGGTGCGCCTCGAGGCGGGGGTGGGGGAGCGGGTGAGGCTGCAGATCCACCCCCTTCTCCGCTTTCCCCAGGGCCTCCCTGACCCTGCCATGACGGCAGAGGTCTAG
- a CDS encoding ABC transporter substrate-binding protein, whose product MKRLLILAGMALSVGLAQGGTLTLYTSEILADVNALVEAFRAQNPGVQVQVFRSGTGEVVAKLRAELEAGNPQPDLLWFANEDFLRELAGKGLLRRIPPTVPGYPVQYAHGGGLYYEVRLLYNVIAVNTQRVREAPTSWRDLLKPPFPGLLAMPDPNFSGAALATLGTLSQRLGFGFFEALKAGGMRIEQSNPVLQQKLARGEYGLAITTDFGVRQEVAKGAPLATVYPRDGAILVPTPIAVTSWSKNPELATRFLLFLLSPEAQRLFAERGYYPVMPGAPKPKGSPAQVVGIRARFADSETLSRFNALFGLRR is encoded by the coding sequence ATGAAGAGGCTCCTGATCCTGGCGGGTATGGCTCTAAGCGTGGGACTGGCCCAGGGGGGTACCCTCACCCTCTACACCTCCGAGATCCTGGCGGACGTGAACGCCCTGGTGGAGGCTTTCCGGGCCCAGAACCCAGGGGTGCAGGTCCAGGTGTTCCGCTCGGGCACCGGGGAGGTGGTGGCCAAGCTCCGGGCGGAGCTGGAGGCGGGAAACCCCCAGCCGGACCTGCTCTGGTTCGCCAACGAGGACTTCCTCCGGGAGCTGGCGGGCAAGGGTCTTTTGCGCCGCATTCCCCCCACGGTGCCGGGATATCCTGTGCAGTATGCCCACGGGGGCGGCCTCTACTACGAGGTGCGCCTCCTCTACAACGTGATCGCCGTGAACACCCAGCGGGTGCGGGAAGCCCCCACTTCCTGGAGGGATCTCCTAAAGCCCCCCTTCCCGGGCCTCCTGGCCATGCCCGACCCCAACTTCTCCGGGGCGGCCCTGGCCACCCTTGGAACCCTTTCCCAGCGTCTGGGCTTCGGCTTTTTCGAGGCCCTGAAGGCGGGAGGCATGCGCATCGAGCAGTCCAACCCCGTCCTGCAGCAGAAACTGGCCCGCGGCGAGTACGGCCTCGCCATCACCACGGACTTCGGGGTGCGCCAGGAAGTGGCCAAGGGAGCGCCCCTGGCCACCGTATACCCCCGGGATGGGGCCATCCTGGTGCCCACCCCCATCGCCGTCACCTCCTGGAGCAAAAATCCGGAGCTGGCCACCCGCTTCCTCCTCTTCCTCCTCTCCCCGGAGGCCCAGCGCCTCTTTGCGGAAAGGGGGTACTATCCGGTGATGCCCGGCGCCCCCAAGCCCAAGGGAAGCCCGGCCCAGGTGGTGGGCATCCGGGCCCGCTTTGCCGACTCCGAAACCCTGTCCCGGTTTAACGCCCTTTTCGGGCTCAGGCGATGA
- a CDS encoding ABC transporter substrate-binding protein, translated as MKRAWLVTALGLGLALGQGTVTLQYWHINTEAFGLPAVRELIREFERRNPGIKVEERYHPNAYTGLLQNLQAALAAGNPPDVVQMGYLYTRYAAKNLPYVPIAELARKYGNERHLRRFAPNILALGQVDGVLVGMPYSLSNIVAYNNADLFRRAGLDPDRPPSTWEGWRRAARQIKERTGKYGIYLILLDDNWAIEALIRSNGGTLLRCENGVYRTGIGDKEAIEALAMWAGLVKEGLALGAPLQQGEQAFLAGEAASFMTTIARRAGLQEQTRGRFELRAARFPTFGGKPPALPGGGNVLMVFSRDPRKQEAAWKFIQFLTSPEGFTIWTKGTGYVPLLPELIRDPRYLKDFVEKNPIQKVAVEQLPFTVPWTSFPGPNGLAASQALFRATQKALSSQATAEAALREAAQEIHRLIGTERCSE; from the coding sequence ATGAAGCGGGCATGGCTGGTCACGGCGCTAGGCCTGGGATTGGCCTTAGGGCAGGGAACCGTCACCCTGCAGTACTGGCACATCAACACGGAGGCCTTCGGCCTGCCGGCGGTAAGGGAGCTCATCCGGGAGTTCGAACGGAGGAACCCAGGTATCAAGGTGGAAGAGCGGTACCACCCCAACGCCTACACGGGCCTCCTCCAAAACCTGCAGGCCGCCCTCGCCGCCGGGAATCCACCCGACGTGGTCCAGATGGGGTACCTTTACACCCGGTACGCCGCCAAGAACCTGCCGTATGTGCCCATCGCCGAGCTGGCGAGAAAGTACGGGAACGAAAGGCACCTGCGTCGCTTTGCCCCCAACATCCTGGCCTTGGGCCAGGTGGATGGCGTCCTGGTGGGCATGCCCTACTCCCTGTCCAACATCGTCGCCTACAACAACGCAGACCTGTTCCGCCGTGCAGGCCTGGATCCGGACCGCCCCCCCAGCACCTGGGAGGGATGGCGGAGGGCCGCCCGCCAGATCAAGGAGCGCACGGGAAAGTACGGAATCTATCTCATCCTCCTGGATGACAACTGGGCCATCGAGGCCCTCATCCGTTCCAACGGGGGCACCCTCCTGCGGTGCGAGAACGGGGTGTACCGCACCGGGATCGGGGACAAGGAGGCCATCGAGGCCCTGGCCATGTGGGCGGGCCTGGTCAAGGAGGGCCTGGCCCTTGGGGCCCCCCTCCAACAGGGTGAACAGGCCTTTCTGGCAGGGGAGGCGGCCAGCTTCATGACCACCATCGCCCGCAGGGCGGGCCTCCAAGAGCAGACGCGCGGCCGGTTCGAGCTCCGGGCCGCCCGCTTCCCCACCTTTGGCGGCAAGCCTCCCGCCCTCCCCGGCGGAGGCAACGTCCTTATGGTCTTCAGCCGCGACCCCAGGAAGCAGGAGGCGGCCTGGAAGTTCATCCAGTTCCTCACCTCCCCGGAGGGATTCACCATCTGGACCAAGGGAACGGGGTATGTACCCCTCCTTCCCGAGCTCATCCGCGACCCCCGGTACCTCAAGGACTTCGTGGAGAAGAATCCCATCCAAAAGGTGGCGGTGGAGCAGCTTCCCTTCACGGTTCCCTGGACGAGCTTCCCCGGGCCCAACGGGTTGGCGGCCAGCCAAGCCCTCTTCCGGGCCACCCAGAAGGCCCTGTCCAGCCAGGCCACAGCCGAGGCAGCCCTTAGGGAAGCCGCCCAGGAGATCCATCGCCTCATCGGAACGGAGCGGTGCAGCGAGTAG
- a CDS encoding ABC transporter permease codes for MRALGWLFFAFLLLYLILPMLAPVVYSFSRMWLDVLPEGFTLDWYVRIARDPKYVEAGLLSLRIAFTAVAINIVVGVPTAYAAYTWAGRAGEGLRRLLQVLPLLVPPLVVGLGFLLAFNRPPLSLSGTLWIVVLGHAALGFPFFFRTVYAGLAGLEVGLLMEAARASGAGLWARLRYVLVPNLVPAVLSGSLVAFAISMGEFEITSMVAGFGTITLPLLLFQSLREDFRAASAVAAVLLYVTLLALLGLTFLRRR; via the coding sequence ATGAGGGCTTTGGGCTGGCTTTTTTTTGCCTTCCTCCTCCTTTACCTCATTCTGCCCATGCTGGCCCCAGTGGTCTACTCCTTCAGCCGCATGTGGCTGGACGTGCTTCCCGAGGGATTCACCCTGGACTGGTATGTCCGGATCGCCAGGGATCCCAAGTACGTGGAGGCGGGCCTCCTCTCCCTGCGGATTGCCTTTACGGCTGTGGCCATCAACATCGTGGTGGGGGTGCCCACCGCCTACGCGGCCTACACCTGGGCTGGGCGGGCGGGGGAAGGGCTGAGGCGGCTTTTGCAGGTTTTGCCCCTTCTGGTGCCCCCCCTGGTGGTGGGCCTGGGGTTTCTCCTGGCCTTTAACCGCCCACCCCTTTCCCTGTCGGGAACTTTGTGGATCGTGGTGCTGGGGCATGCGGCCTTGGGGTTTCCCTTCTTCTTCCGCACGGTGTACGCGGGGTTGGCGGGCCTCGAGGTGGGCCTCCTCATGGAGGCGGCGCGGGCCTCGGGGGCGGGGCTTTGGGCCAGGCTGCGGTACGTGCTGGTGCCGAACCTGGTGCCCGCCGTGCTCTCGGGAAGCCTGGTGGCCTTTGCCATCTCCATGGGGGAGTTTGAGATCACCAGCATGGTGGCGGGGTTTGGCACCATCACCCTGCCCCTCCTCCTTTTCCAGAGCCTGCGCGAGGACTTCCGGGCGGCCAGCGCCGTGGCGGCGGTCCTTCTCTACGTCACCCTTCTCGCCCTCCTGGGCCTTACTTTCCTGAGGCGGCGTTAA